One part of the Alistipes onderdonkii genome encodes these proteins:
- a CDS encoding SusC/RagA family TonB-linked outer membrane protein — translation MKMNHYLNVPGLLRRFAKIGLALLLVLPVAFGAGAQDVSPARVSGTVVDQQGMPIVGAGVVVRGTQTGSVTDLDGRFTVMAAKDATLTVSFIGYTTREVPVGTQTDIRIVLAENVQSIDDVVVVGFGTQKKETVTGAIGQLSGKELMRSPVTNISNALVGRIAGMAAVQKTGEAGFEESTIRVRGVGTYAGDQNPLIVIDGIVRDMTAFNMLDPNDVENVNVLKDASATAVYGVRGANGVIIVTTKRGREGSLKISFTANVGFTSPTTLPSLVNSYDYAVLRNEAFANDGKPDDIKVFSQDELWKFRHNRDYTPSEVEAMGHLSPEQKQALLDSPAIYYGSTDYMKRIFDAGVSPQQQYSVNISGGTEKVAFFTSVGYSNQKSLTNDFGFSDAASNSGSHKYNFRTNFDFNIIPLTEINVSLSGQVRETKIITDRNSSVDMWGRYRDLMLNIYEAPPFSAPGVSDGRIITDYAGGTIMDSNKGAWGKSPIAYMLEKAQARINQSSLNTSIRIRHRMDYLVEGLSVRGALSYDHYFTKTLRVTPNLPVYSITRNPADPAELLYYGGEHNAKSYEETGWGKNRKVYVEAGIDFSRDFGKHAVTAMALVTGERYTSPGLKYNVPRGYYGVVGRVTYGYDQRYLAEFNMGYNGSENFAPGKRFGFFPAVSVGWVVSNEPYFPKNDILTWLKFRASYGQTGNSEIGGDRFLFLPGTWGSHSYGPWNGTPLDGYFFGSSNGSVNNPAFPGKYEQSTGNPDVTWEKKESYNIAAEVRMFRDRLSVTVDLFEEKRNNILTKLGVTPGIIGLSGDALPPVNVGRMSNRGYEIQVSWRDNVGTDFWYEVGGQVSYAVNKIDYKAEPSYMYAWMNETGFAYGQYKAYYNEGFYNTPEEVANHPYNAIDGNRVQGGDLRIVDVNGDGIIDDKDITPTGFSNVPRFAFSSNLSFGYKGFEISALLTGSAQGTFNMNGYLITPFAQGNGTPLSYMNGRWTPERHAAGKQITFPRMSVNMANSQNNQNNSFWFRSTDHIKLKNVEVAYTFRNARWMRKAHIGSIRVFVNANNLCTWGGKDLVDGIDPELVQDGSTSEGIIYPLTRVYNFGFNIQF, via the coding sequence ATGAAAATGAACCATTATTTGAATGTGCCGGGGCTTCTGCGCAGATTCGCGAAGATCGGGCTGGCTCTGCTGCTCGTCCTGCCGGTCGCTTTCGGCGCCGGTGCGCAGGACGTCTCCCCTGCCAGGGTCTCCGGGACGGTCGTCGACCAGCAGGGCATGCCGATCGTCGGGGCCGGGGTGGTCGTCAGGGGAACCCAGACTGGCTCCGTGACCGACCTCGACGGGCGTTTCACGGTCATGGCGGCCAAGGATGCGACGTTGACAGTTTCATTTATCGGCTATACCACCCGGGAGGTGCCCGTAGGAACCCAGACCGATATTCGCATCGTGCTCGCGGAGAATGTCCAGAGCATCGACGATGTGGTGGTGGTCGGCTTCGGCACCCAGAAGAAGGAGACCGTCACCGGCGCCATCGGGCAGCTGTCGGGCAAGGAGCTGATGCGCTCTCCCGTGACCAATATTTCCAATGCCCTCGTAGGGCGTATCGCCGGTATGGCCGCCGTCCAGAAGACCGGCGAGGCCGGCTTCGAGGAGTCCACGATCCGCGTGCGCGGCGTGGGGACGTATGCCGGCGACCAGAATCCGCTGATCGTCATCGACGGCATCGTGCGTGACATGACGGCCTTCAACATGCTCGACCCGAACGATGTGGAGAACGTCAACGTGCTCAAGGACGCTTCGGCGACAGCCGTGTACGGCGTACGCGGTGCCAACGGCGTCATCATCGTGACGACCAAGCGCGGCCGCGAAGGCAGCCTGAAAATCTCGTTCACGGCCAATGTCGGCTTCACCTCCCCGACGACCCTGCCCAGCCTGGTCAATTCCTACGACTATGCCGTGCTGCGCAACGAGGCGTTCGCCAACGACGGCAAGCCCGACGACATCAAGGTCTTTTCGCAGGACGAACTGTGGAAATTCCGGCATAACCGCGACTATACGCCCTCCGAGGTCGAGGCGATGGGACACCTTTCGCCCGAACAGAAACAGGCGCTGCTCGACAGCCCCGCCATCTACTACGGCAGTACGGACTACATGAAGCGGATTTTCGACGCCGGGGTGTCGCCCCAGCAGCAGTACAGCGTCAATATCTCCGGCGGTACCGAAAAGGTGGCCTTCTTCACCTCGGTGGGGTATTCCAACCAGAAGAGCCTCACCAACGACTTCGGGTTCAGCGATGCGGCCTCCAACTCGGGCAGCCACAAATATAATTTCCGCACCAACTTCGATTTCAACATCATCCCGCTCACCGAGATCAATGTTTCGCTCTCGGGGCAGGTGCGCGAGACGAAGATCATCACCGACCGCAACAGCAGCGTGGACATGTGGGGCCGTTACCGCGACCTGATGCTCAACATCTACGAAGCCCCGCCCTTCTCGGCGCCGGGCGTCTCCGACGGCCGAATCATCACCGATTATGCCGGCGGTACGATCATGGACAGCAACAAGGGCGCATGGGGCAAATCCCCGATCGCCTACATGCTCGAAAAGGCACAGGCGCGCATCAACCAGAGCAGTCTGAATACCTCGATCCGCATCCGCCACCGGATGGATTACCTCGTCGAAGGGCTTTCCGTACGCGGGGCGTTGTCGTATGACCATTATTTTACCAAGACGCTGCGCGTCACCCCCAACCTGCCCGTCTATTCGATCACGCGCAACCCCGCCGATCCGGCCGAGCTGCTCTATTACGGCGGCGAACACAATGCCAAATCCTACGAGGAGACCGGCTGGGGCAAAAATCGCAAGGTCTATGTCGAGGCCGGCATCGACTTCAGCCGCGATTTCGGCAAGCACGCCGTCACGGCCATGGCGCTCGTCACCGGCGAACGCTACACCTCGCCCGGGCTGAAGTACAACGTCCCCCGCGGCTATTACGGTGTGGTGGGGCGTGTCACCTACGGTTACGACCAGCGTTACCTGGCCGAATTCAACATGGGTTACAACGGTTCCGAGAACTTCGCGCCCGGCAAGCGGTTCGGGTTTTTCCCGGCCGTTTCGGTAGGCTGGGTCGTATCGAACGAACCCTACTTCCCGAAGAACGACATCCTCACGTGGCTCAAGTTCCGCGCCTCGTACGGGCAGACCGGCAACAGCGAGATCGGCGGCGACCGCTTCCTTTTCCTGCCCGGCACCTGGGGCAGCCACAGCTACGGCCCCTGGAACGGCACCCCGCTCGACGGGTATTTCTTCGGCTCGTCGAACGGTTCAGTCAATAACCCGGCCTTTCCCGGCAAATACGAACAGTCGACAGGCAACCCCGACGTCACGTGGGAGAAGAAGGAGTCGTACAACATCGCCGCCGAGGTGCGCATGTTCCGCGACCGGCTCTCCGTCACGGTCGACCTGTTCGAGGAGAAGCGCAACAACATCCTCACCAAGCTGGGGGTCACGCCGGGCATCATCGGCCTGAGCGGCGACGCCCTGCCGCCCGTGAATGTGGGGCGCATGAGCAACCGGGGTTACGAGATACAGGTCTCGTGGCGCGACAACGTCGGCACGGATTTCTGGTATGAAGTGGGCGGACAGGTCTCCTATGCCGTCAATAAGATCGACTACAAGGCCGAACCCTCCTACATGTACGCCTGGATGAACGAAACGGGCTTCGCCTACGGACAGTACAAGGCCTATTACAACGAAGGCTTTTACAATACGCCCGAGGAGGTCGCCAACCATCCCTACAATGCCATCGACGGCAACCGTGTCCAGGGCGGCGACCTGCGTATCGTCGACGTCAACGGCGACGGCATCATCGACGACAAGGACATTACCCCGACGGGCTTCTCGAACGTCCCGCGCTTCGCGTTCAGCAGCAACCTGAGCTTCGGCTACAAGGGGTTCGAAATATCCGCGCTCCTTACCGGTTCGGCGCAGGGGACGTTCAACATGAACGGCTACCTCATCACGCCCTTCGCCCAGGGAAACGGTACGCCGCTGAGCTATATGAACGGCCGCTGGACGCCCGAACGCCATGCCGCCGGCAAGCAGATCACCTTCCCGCGCATGTCCGTGAACATGGCCAACAGCCAGAACAACCAGAACAACTCCTTCTGGTTCCGTTCGACCGACCATATCAAGCTCAAGAACGTCGAGGTGGCCTATACGTTCCGGAACGCCCGCTGGATGCGCAAGGCGCAT
- a CDS encoding cellulase family glycosylhydrolase encodes MKRLILLTCLLAFVSVAEAWAKRPGRSFRRSFVQVSARDPRYFCLSDGQPYIPVGCNIAAMGSVADMEHYLGEMHRHGANFGRVWLNTGLFEIETRYGEVDSAKLVRIDRLLELADRYGIKIKFCIESFRHIRPGVNKWDTKASYHTSNGGPFADADDYITSPRGEEEFLRRVRIFRERYGDHPAVFGWELWNEMNAVETPEEHLRAWNVRMLPRVKEIFPKNLVMQSLGSLDRESSFPIYEFINRLPSNEVAQVHRYIDEGAELAVCGAPVDSMASDAIAVLRGYGLRKPMLLAESGAVKPVHTGPHPIYKVDTMGSVLHDVLFAPFFSGAAGPGHLWHWDHHIDKQHTWFQMGRFARAVEGVDPLREGFEPVRRDTAGLRVYVLRGEHTLLAWCRDTVSTWRHELSERIPAQRLSGLQVDFTPLLGGRRVKKVRIYDPWRDEWVRASRRADVSLPDFTRSVVVRIEY; translated from the coding sequence ATGAAACGACTCATCCTTTTGACCTGCCTCCTTGCCTTCGTGTCGGTAGCGGAGGCGTGGGCCAAGCGCCCCGGGCGCTCCTTCAGGCGCTCTTTCGTCCAGGTAAGCGCCCGGGATCCCCGTTATTTCTGCCTTTCGGACGGGCAGCCGTATATCCCCGTGGGATGCAACATCGCCGCGATGGGGTCGGTTGCCGACATGGAACATTACCTCGGGGAGATGCACCGCCACGGCGCCAATTTCGGCCGCGTGTGGCTCAACACGGGCCTCTTCGAGATCGAAACCCGCTACGGCGAGGTGGACAGCGCCAAGCTCGTGCGTATCGACCGCCTGCTGGAGCTCGCCGACCGGTACGGCATCAAGATCAAATTCTGTATCGAGAGTTTCCGCCATATCCGACCGGGCGTGAACAAGTGGGACACCAAAGCCTCGTACCATACTTCCAACGGCGGCCCGTTTGCCGATGCCGACGATTATATCACCTCGCCGCGGGGGGAAGAGGAGTTCCTGCGCCGCGTGCGCATCTTCCGCGAGCGTTACGGCGACCATCCCGCCGTTTTCGGCTGGGAGCTGTGGAACGAAATGAACGCCGTGGAGACGCCCGAGGAGCACCTGCGCGCGTGGAATGTCCGTATGCTGCCGCGTGTGAAGGAGATCTTCCCGAAAAACCTGGTGATGCAGAGCCTCGGCTCGCTCGACCGGGAGTCGAGCTTCCCGATTTATGAATTCATCAACCGCCTGCCTTCGAACGAGGTGGCGCAGGTGCACCGCTATATCGACGAGGGTGCCGAACTGGCCGTGTGCGGCGCTCCGGTCGACAGCATGGCCTCCGATGCCATCGCCGTGCTGCGCGGATACGGCCTCCGCAAACCGATGCTGCTGGCCGAGTCGGGCGCCGTGAAACCCGTGCATACCGGCCCCCATCCTATATATAAGGTAGATACGATGGGTTCCGTGCTCCACGACGTGCTCTTCGCCCCCTTTTTCAGCGGGGCCGCCGGGCCGGGGCACCTCTGGCATTGGGATCACCATATCGACAAGCAGCATACCTGGTTCCAGATGGGGCGCTTCGCGCGTGCCGTCGAAGGTGTCGACCCCCTCCGCGAAGGGTTCGAACCCGTGCGCCGCGATACGGCGGGGCTGCGGGTCTATGTGCTGCGGGGCGAACACACGCTGCTTGCCTGGTGCCGCGATACGGTGAGCACGTGGCGGCACGAGCTCTCCGAACGCATTCCGGCGCAGCGGCTGTCCGGCCTGCAGGTCGACTTCACACCGCTGCTCGGCGGGCGCAGGGTGAAGAAAGTGCGGATCTACGACCCCTGGCGGGACGAGTGGGTGCGCGCGTCCCGCCGTGCTGACGTATCGCTTCCGGACTTCACGCGCTCGGTGGTCGTCCGGATCGAATATTGA